One Marinobacter sp. es.048 genomic window, ATTCCATTTGGCCGGCAGCAGGCAACGGGCCTTGTTGTACAGATCGGCGTTGAGCCGCCCCCGGGAATAAAACTCAAGCCGGTGGCTGCGGCAATGGAGGATTGGCCTGCATTACCGAAAGAGACCTTCAGGCTTCTCAGCTGGGCTAGCGACTATTACCAGCACCCCTTGGGCGAATGCCTGTTCACTGCCCTGCCCCCGGCCCTCAGACGAGGGCGAATCGCCGAAGAAAAAACGGAACAGTGGTGGAATACGCACGACGACGGCGCGACACTCCCCACAAATGCCCATAAACAGAAGGCACTTTTCGATTGGCTGAACCAGCGCCCCCAAGGCGCACCGACAACAGATATCCAGAAAGCCGGGTTCGCCCGGGCGCAACTCAACGCCCTGCGTGAGAAGGGGCTGATCGGGACCGTTTCGCCACCCAGGTCAGAGACGTTCAACGAGACACCTGAACTTCTGGCCCGGATCCCCAGACTCTCCACGGCCCAGGCCTCTGCCGCTGAAGAGCTGGGTACTCCAAACAACGGGTTTGGCGCCTTCCTTCTATACGGCATTACCGGCAGCGGAAAAACCGAGATCTACCTGCACTACCTCAAGCAACACCTCGGGGCCCAGGATCAGGCTCTGGTACTGGTTCCGGAGATCAACCTCACGCCGCAAACCGTTGCCCGATTCCAGCACTATTTCGGCAGGCGGATCGTAGTCTGGCACTCGGCCCTGAACGATGGCGAGCGCCTGGCAACCTGGCTAAAAGTTCGCAACGGTGAGCCCGTTATCCTGGTAGGCACCCGATCGGCTGTGCTACTACCCTTCACCAACCTGCGCACAATCATTGTCGATGAGGAACATGACAGCTCCTATAAACAGGGCGAAGGTTTCCGGTATTCCGGCCGCGACCTGGCCGTCTATCGAGCGCATCTTAACAACTGCCCCGTCATCCTCGGATCGGCGACTCCGTCACTGGAATCCGTGCATAACGCGGAACAGGCCAAATACCGCCTGGTGAGGCTTGAAGAGCGTGCCGGTAATGCTACCCCGCCAATCATCAGTCTGCTGGACATTCGTAGTCGCCCTCTGGAAGGTGGCCTGTCCCGGCCCGCCCTGACTGCCATCAGGCAGACCCTGGCAAAAGGTGAGCAGGCGCTGGTCTTTGTTAATCGGCGGGGATTTGCCCCGATCATGATGTGCTTCGACTGCGGACACATGGTCGAGTGTCCCCGATGCGACACTCGTCTGACCTATCATCGCCGGGACCGGGCAATGCGATGCCATCATTGCGACTACCAAACGGCGGCCACCGAGCATTGCCCGAAATGCCACGGCGATGCCTTCAAACCTGTCGGCCAGGGTACCGAGAGAACCGAAGACATTCTCACCACTACTTTCCCGGACACACCAGTGGTGCGTGTGGATCGTGACAGCACACAGCGCAAGGGCAGCATCCAGGGCATTCTGAACCAGGTAAATACTGGCAAACCATGCGTACTTGTGGGCACCCAGATGCTGGCGAAGGGGCATGACTTCCCGAACGTCACGCTCGTCGTGGTGGTGAATGCCGACGGCGGGCTGTTCAGCGTGGATTTCCGAGCCCCCGAACAACTCATACAGACACTTCTGCAAGTCAGCGGCCGCGCTGGCCGCGGCACAAAACCCGGCAAAGTCCTGGTGCAAACCTGCCACAGTGACCACCCATTACTAAAAACCCTGTGCGAGGGACAGTATATCGACATCGCCGATCAACTCCTCAAAGAACGAGAAGAAGGGCAATTCCCACCCTTCCGCGCCATGGCTATTTTCCGCGCGGAAGCCGACACCATGGAAAAGAGCCTGCAAGTGCTGGATGCAATAAAGCCTCTTACCAATGCCACAGGCATCGAAACCTGGGGGCCGCTGCCGGCCATGATTGCCCGGCGCGCAGACAAGCACCGGGCACAACTCATCCTCAATGCTCGCAACCGGAAAAAACTGAACAGTTTATTGACCGGAATCTGCCAGGAGCTGGACCAGAGAAAGCTGCCTGCGGGGGCGAAATGGATGATTGATGTTGATCCGCAGGAAACAGGATAAGCAGAAAACAGATTCCAACCGGCCGGAGCCTTTTGCTTGCAGCCAAACTTTCCGCGATAATAGCCGCCTTCTGTTTTCAATGGGCCTCCTGCCCCGAACCTAATTCTCCTGTAAACCGAGTCATCTGACAGCATGAAAGAGACCGTTTCCGATCTGCTCCAGTCTGCACTGGCAGCACTCCAAGCCGATGGCACCCTGCCTGCGGACCAGTCTTTCACTCCCCAGGTAGGTAATACCAAGGACAAGTCCCACGGCGACTATGCCTGCAACATTGCCCTGGTTGCCTCAAAGGCTGCCGGTTGCCCGCCTCGAAAACTGGCGGAGGCGCTGGTAGAGAACCTGCCGGAGAGCAATGCGGTGGAGAAGGTGGAGATTGCCGGGCCCGGCTTTATCAACTTCTTTATGAGCACTGCCAGTGCCTTTGAAGTGGTCAACACCATACTGGATGACGGCGATCGTTTCGGCCGCAACAATCAGGGCCAGGGCGAAAAAGTTCAGGTGGAGTTTGTCTCGGCCAACCCCACAGGCCCCCTCCACGTTGGTCACGGCCGTGGTGCGGCGATCGGCGACTGCCTTTGCCGGCTGCTGGAAGCAAACGGTTACGATGTAACCCGGGAGTTCTACTACAACGACGCCGGGGCCCAGATTGATAACCTGGCGCTCTCTGTTCAGGCCCGGGTGAAAGGTCTGACGCCGGATGACGAGAGCTGGCCGGCGGACGGCTACCGGGGCGATTATATCGTTGATGTCGCCAAGGCCTACCTTGCTGGCGACACTGTTACGGCCGACGACCGCGAAGTGACCGCCAAGGCGGACCCCGAAGACCGCGACGCAATCCGCGAATTCGCCGTCGCCTTCCTGCGCCGGGAGCAGGACCTGGATCTGAAAGCTTTCGGCGTTCAATTCGATGTCTACTTCCTGGAATCCTCCCTGTACGAGGACGGCAAGGTTGAGGCCACGGTCAAACGCCTGCAGGAGAATGGCTACACCTACGAGCAGGATGGCGCCATGTGGCTGAAGACCACAGAGTTCGGCGACGACAAGGATCGCGTCATGCGCAAGAAGGATGGTGGTTACACCTATTTCCTGCCGGATGTCGCCTATCACCTCGACAAGTGGCAACGGGGCTTTACCACCGTTATCAACGAACAGGGTGCCGACCATCACTCAACCGTTACCCGCGTCCGCGCCGGCTTGCAGGCACTGAATGCGGGCATTCCTCAAGGCTGGCCCGACTACGTACTGCATCAGATGGTAATGGTGACCCGCTCCGGCCAGGAGGTAAAAATCTCCAAACGCGCGGGCAGCTATGTAACAGTCCGGGACCTGATTGATGAAGTGGGCCGCGATGCCACCCGATTCTTCCTGGCCGCGCGCCGCGTCGATTCACAATTGACCTTCGATATCGATCTGGCTCGCTCCCAGACCAATGAAAACCCGGTCTATTACGTCCAGTATGCCCATGCGCGCATCTGCAGCGTGCTTCGAAAACTGGCAGAGGAAGGTGTGCAGCGCGGCCGCAACGAATGTATTGGTGAGCTCTCACTGTTGACGCTGGATGAGGAAAAGGATCTGGCCAATCAACTGGCAAAATATCCGGAGCTCATTGCCAACTCCGCCGCGCAGCATGAACCGCATCATCTCACGCACTACCTGCGGGACCTGGCGGGCCAGTTCCATGCTTACTACAACGCCCATAAGGTATTGATTGAAGATACCGCCGTTCGTGATGCCAGGGTCAGCCTCTACCTTGCCATCCGGCAGGTTATCGCCAACGGTCTGGACCTGTTGGGCGTCAGCGCACCGGAAGAGATGTAACACGAATGTCCCGAGATTACGCCCGCAAGGACAGGCCCAACAAAGCTTCGGCCACGTCGCGCACGAAACCGGCGAAGCAGGCAAAGCCAAAAGCGGCCCGCCCAAAACCCAAGGCCAGTGCCCGTGCCCAGCACGGCAGTTTGTCACTCAAGTGGATTCTGTCCCTGGCTGCGGTGGGTGGTTTTATCGGGTTTATCTTTTATCTGAATTCCCTGCCTGCAAACCCGGGTTCGCAGCCGCAAACGGTCAGTGAGAAGCCGGCCCAGAAACCGGCGAAGACGCCCACAGAGACAGCCAAGGAAGAAGACAAGCCCGGGTTCCGCTTCTACGAGATGCTGCCGGAATCCGAGGTGGTACCGCCCAAAGTCGAAGAATACACGCCCGGACCAACGCAAACGGATTTCAATTATCTGCTGCAGTCCGGCTCCTTCCGCAGCAAGGAAGACGCTGAACGACAGCGGGCCCAGATCGCCTTCCAGGGTTTGCGGGCAAGCACCCAGAGGATTGACCTGGACAACGGCTCCGTCTGGTATCGTGTCAACGTTGGCCCTTTCACATCCCGAAGCCAGATGAATTCCGCTATCGACAAACTGGTATCTCTGAATATCCAGCCACTGGTCCGGAAGATCCCCAAGGAAGACTGATCTTTCAGGCTCGTTGCGAACACCTTGAATTCGCACCATAAGCCTCCATAACAACGGGATACCAATTTAAATCAGGCAATTGGAGCCCAAATGACTACCATTCTTTCCGTCAGGCGCGATGACGAAGTTGCCATGGGTGGCGACGGCCAGGTTTCCCTGGGCAATACCGTAATGAAAGGCAATGCCCGGAAGGTTCGCCGCCTTTACAACGGCCAGGTGATCGCCGGCTTCGCGGGCGGTACCGCAGATGCCTTCACCCTGTTCGAGCGATTCGAAGCCCAGCTTGAAAAAAACCAGGGCAACCTCACCAGGGCCGCGGTGGAACTGGCGAAAGACTGGCGCACAGACCGCGCCCTGCGCAGGCTCGAGGCCTTACTGGCTGTAGCGGACAAAACCGCCTCGCTGATCATCACCGGTAACGGGGATGTGATAGAGCCAGAACAGGGCCTGATTGCCATCGGTTCGGGCGGACCCTTTGCCCAGGCTTCAGCCCGGGCCTTGCTGGAAAACACCGACCTGTCCGCCCACGAGATAGTCGAGAAGGGTCTGGATATCGCCGCCGATATTTGTATCTACACCAACCACAATCGCACCCTTGAAGTGCTCTCCAAAAACGACTGATCCGGAGCGACCATGTCTGCAATGACTCCCCGTGAGATTGTCCACGAACTCAACAAACACATCGTGGGCCAGGAAGAAGCCAAGCGGGCGGTGGCTATCGCCCTGAGAAATCGCTGGCGCCGGATGCAGCTTGACAGCAGCCTGCGCGATGAGATCACTCCCAAGAACATTCTGATGATCGGTCCCACGGGTGTGGGTAAAACCGAGATTGCCCGGCGCCTCGCAAAATTGGCCGATGCCCCGTTTCTGAAAGTGGAGGCCACCAAATTTACCGAAGTCGGCTACGTCGGCCGCGACGTGGAATCCATCATTCGTGATCTGGCGGATATGGCCGTCAAGATGCTGCGCGAAGCAGAAATGAAGCGTCACGAAGAACGGGCGCTGGACGCTGCGGAAGATCGTATTCTGGACGCGCTGATTCCGCCGCCCAGGGATTTCAGTGAGGACAGCCAGCGCAGCTCCGATTCCTCGACCCGCCAGCTGTTCCGGAAGAAACTCCGGGAGGGCGAGCTGGATGACAAGGAAATCGAGATCGACCTGCGCAACTCCAGCGCCGGGATGGAAATCATGGCGCCTCCAGGCATGGAAGAGATGACTAATCAGCTGCAGAGCATGTTCTCCAACCTGTCTTCCGACAAGCGCAAAACACGGAAGATGAAGGTTTCAGACGCTCTCAAGCGGGCCAAGGAAGAAGAAGCTGCGAAGCTGGTCAACGAAGAAGAGATCA contains:
- the hslV gene encoding ATP-dependent protease subunit HslV, which produces MTTILSVRRDDEVAMGGDGQVSLGNTVMKGNARKVRRLYNGQVIAGFAGGTADAFTLFERFEAQLEKNQGNLTRAAVELAKDWRTDRALRRLEALLAVADKTASLIITGNGDVIEPEQGLIAIGSGGPFAQASARALLENTDLSAHEIVEKGLDIAADICIYTNHNRTLEVLSKND
- a CDS encoding primosomal protein N' — protein: MPLIARIALNRPLRRLFDYIIPEELELTPGQRVRIPFGRQQATGLVVQIGVEPPPGIKLKPVAAAMEDWPALPKETFRLLSWASDYYQHPLGECLFTALPPALRRGRIAEEKTEQWWNTHDDGATLPTNAHKQKALFDWLNQRPQGAPTTDIQKAGFARAQLNALREKGLIGTVSPPRSETFNETPELLARIPRLSTAQASAAEELGTPNNGFGAFLLYGITGSGKTEIYLHYLKQHLGAQDQALVLVPEINLTPQTVARFQHYFGRRIVVWHSALNDGERLATWLKVRNGEPVILVGTRSAVLLPFTNLRTIIVDEEHDSSYKQGEGFRYSGRDLAVYRAHLNNCPVILGSATPSLESVHNAEQAKYRLVRLEERAGNATPPIISLLDIRSRPLEGGLSRPALTAIRQTLAKGEQALVFVNRRGFAPIMMCFDCGHMVECPRCDTRLTYHRRDRAMRCHHCDYQTAATEHCPKCHGDAFKPVGQGTERTEDILTTTFPDTPVVRVDRDSTQRKGSIQGILNQVNTGKPCVLVGTQMLAKGHDFPNVTLVVVVNADGGLFSVDFRAPEQLIQTLLQVSGRAGRGTKPGKVLVQTCHSDHPLLKTLCEGQYIDIADQLLKEREEGQFPPFRAMAIFRAEADTMEKSLQVLDAIKPLTNATGIETWGPLPAMIARRADKHRAQLILNARNRKKLNSLLTGICQELDQRKLPAGAKWMIDVDPQETG
- a CDS encoding SPOR domain-containing protein — its product is MSRDYARKDRPNKASATSRTKPAKQAKPKAARPKPKASARAQHGSLSLKWILSLAAVGGFIGFIFYLNSLPANPGSQPQTVSEKPAQKPAKTPTETAKEEDKPGFRFYEMLPESEVVPPKVEEYTPGPTQTDFNYLLQSGSFRSKEDAERQRAQIAFQGLRASTQRIDLDNGSVWYRVNVGPFTSRSQMNSAIDKLVSLNIQPLVRKIPKED
- the hslU gene encoding ATP-dependent protease ATPase subunit HslU, translating into MSAMTPREIVHELNKHIVGQEEAKRAVAIALRNRWRRMQLDSSLRDEITPKNILMIGPTGVGKTEIARRLAKLADAPFLKVEATKFTEVGYVGRDVESIIRDLADMAVKMLREAEMKRHEERALDAAEDRILDALIPPPRDFSEDSQRSSDSSTRQLFRKKLREGELDDKEIEIDLRNSSAGMEIMAPPGMEEMTNQLQSMFSNLSSDKRKTRKMKVSDALKRAKEEEAAKLVNEEEIKQKAIQAVEQNGIVFVDEIDKVAKRSENTSSDVSREGVQRDLLPLIEGSTVSTKYGSVRTDHILFIASGAFHLSKPSDLIPELQGRLPIRVELQALTPEDFKRILTEPDASLVQQYEALMLTEGVKLTFREDAIARIAEVAWKVNESTENIGARRLHTVLERLLETLSYDAGDKVTDGFEVTAEYVNEKLGELSEDEDLSRYIL
- the argS gene encoding arginine--tRNA ligase, which produces MKETVSDLLQSALAALQADGTLPADQSFTPQVGNTKDKSHGDYACNIALVASKAAGCPPRKLAEALVENLPESNAVEKVEIAGPGFINFFMSTASAFEVVNTILDDGDRFGRNNQGQGEKVQVEFVSANPTGPLHVGHGRGAAIGDCLCRLLEANGYDVTREFYYNDAGAQIDNLALSVQARVKGLTPDDESWPADGYRGDYIVDVAKAYLAGDTVTADDREVTAKADPEDRDAIREFAVAFLRREQDLDLKAFGVQFDVYFLESSLYEDGKVEATVKRLQENGYTYEQDGAMWLKTTEFGDDKDRVMRKKDGGYTYFLPDVAYHLDKWQRGFTTVINEQGADHHSTVTRVRAGLQALNAGIPQGWPDYVLHQMVMVTRSGQEVKISKRAGSYVTVRDLIDEVGRDATRFFLAARRVDSQLTFDIDLARSQTNENPVYYVQYAHARICSVLRKLAEEGVQRGRNECIGELSLLTLDEEKDLANQLAKYPELIANSAAQHEPHHLTHYLRDLAGQFHAYYNAHKVLIEDTAVRDARVSLYLAIRQVIANGLDLLGVSAPEEM